In one window of Candidatus Omnitrophota bacterium DNA:
- a CDS encoding phosphoenolpyruvate carboxykinase (GTP) — protein MATPLEQWVDEQARLTKPDKIHWCDGSDADARRLIEIGIKEEKINGAPVFSALDHGKWPNAYYHRSHPTDVARTEHLTFVCHPAKEQAGPNNNWMDPKDAKDKVRPLFDGCMKGRTMYVLPYMMGHPDSPYAKACVQVTDITYVAVSMGIMTRLSRKIVEKIGNSDNFLKGLHSIGDLDPNKRFIMHFPQENLVWSIGSGYGGNALLGKKCFSLRIASCQGFREGWLAEHMVIMGIEDPQGSVTYVAAAFPSACGKTNLAMMQSALPGYKIWTLGDDIAWLSAGPDGRLWAINPEAGFFGVAPGTSLKTNPNMIQTLKNDKFYPTLYTNTALNADANEPWWEGLDGERPANLIDWQGKKFDPADGKNKAAHPNSRFTASIYNCPVLSREYDNPQGVPISAIIFGGRRAHLVPLVAEAENWQEGVFMGARIGSETTAAAIGQVGVVRRDPMAMLPFCGYNMGDYFGHWLDVGKKLKHPPKIFSVNWFRVDENGKFAWPGFGENIRVLKWVLDRVNARVGARETPIGLLPHLKDLNLDGLSMSPAQVEKLFEINMEDWAGEIQGVKAFLDPFGGHVPEGIRQELDRMAARVR, from the coding sequence ATGGCCACACCGCTCGAACAATGGGTTGACGAACAGGCCCGGCTCACCAAGCCGGATAAAATTCACTGGTGCGACGGGTCCGATGCCGACGCGCGGCGCCTGATCGAGATCGGGATCAAAGAAGAAAAGATCAACGGCGCCCCCGTGTTTTCCGCCCTTGATCACGGGAAATGGCCCAACGCCTATTACCACCGCAGCCACCCGACGGACGTCGCCCGCACCGAGCATCTCACGTTTGTCTGCCACCCCGCCAAGGAACAGGCCGGCCCCAACAATAACTGGATGGACCCGAAAGACGCCAAGGACAAGGTGCGCCCGCTTTTTGACGGGTGCATGAAGGGGCGGACCATGTACGTGCTTCCCTATATGATGGGCCATCCGGACTCCCCCTACGCCAAGGCCTGCGTGCAGGTCACGGACATTACCTACGTGGCCGTCAGCATGGGGATCATGACCCGCCTGAGCAGGAAGATCGTCGAGAAGATCGGCAACAGCGACAATTTTTTGAAGGGCCTGCATTCGATCGGGGACCTGGACCCGAACAAGCGTTTCATTATGCATTTTCCGCAGGAGAACCTCGTCTGGAGCATCGGCTCCGGGTACGGCGGCAACGCGCTCTTGGGCAAGAAATGTTTTTCTCTGCGCATCGCGTCCTGCCAGGGGTTCCGCGAGGGATGGCTGGCCGAGCACATGGTCATCATGGGGATTGAGGACCCTCAGGGCAGCGTGACCTATGTCGCCGCCGCGTTCCCGTCGGCCTGCGGCAAGACCAACCTTGCCATGATGCAGTCCGCCCTGCCGGGTTACAAGATCTGGACCCTGGGCGACGACATTGCCTGGCTGAGCGCCGGTCCCGACGGACGGTTGTGGGCGATCAACCCGGAAGCCGGATTTTTCGGCGTGGCGCCGGGGACGTCCCTGAAGACCAATCCCAACATGATCCAGACCCTCAAGAACGATAAATTTTATCCGACGCTTTACACCAACACGGCGCTTAATGCCGACGCCAACGAACCCTGGTGGGAGGGGCTGGACGGGGAGAGGCCGGCCAACCTCATCGACTGGCAGGGGAAAAAGTTCGATCCGGCCGACGGAAAGAACAAGGCCGCGCATCCCAACTCGCGTTTCACGGCGTCGATCTACAATTGCCCCGTGCTTTCCCGGGAGTATGACAATCCCCAGGGTGTCCCGATTTCCGCCATCATCTTCGGCGGGCGCCGGGCGCACCTGGTCCCGCTCGTCGCCGAGGCCGAGAACTGGCAGGAGGGGGTTTTCATGGGCGCCAGGATCGGGTCCGAGACGACCGCCGCGGCCATCGGCCAGGTCGGCGTGGTCCGCCGGGACCCCATGGCGATGCTGCCGTTCTGCGGCTACAACATGGGCGATTATTTCGGCCACTGGCTCGACGTCGGCAAAAAACTCAAGCACCCTCCGAAGATCTTTTCGGTGAACTGGTTCCGCGTGGACGAGAACGGCAAGTTCGCCTGGCCGGGATTCGGGGAGAACATCCGCGTGCTCAAGTGGGTCCTGGACAGGGTCAACGCCCGCGTGGGCGCCCGCGAAACGCCGATCGGCCTTCTCCCGCATCTGAAGGACCTGAATCTGGACGGCTTGTCAATGTCCCCCGCGCAGGTCGAAAAGCTTTTTGAGATCAACATGGAAGACTGGGCCGGCGAGATCCAGGGGGTGAAGGCCTTCCTCGACCCGTTCGGCGGACATGTCCCCGAAGGCATCCGGCAGGAATTGGACCGGATGGCGGCCCGGGTCCGGTAA
- a CDS encoding HD domain-containing protein, which translates to MRSAVIDIGSSSIKLVIGEREGDDIRVIETLKNVIPIGRQSLFKGRISQEIINQTTGLLEKYKQTIKEYEVADVRVIATTAVREARNRSVFLDTVLRKTGLRIEVLNVGDVVYYIDAFLTHKLKKKYPIHEKNLLIAELGAGSVDISVMEKGYTLFNVGFPIGTLRLKEFMGKLDGSQEEIHEAVKEYLQNEISYFKKTNPGLQIDDVILIDENYSVFLPNILPSKKRESDFFPFKQEECEEFLAKMTETNADGLAKAYKVPLETAETIGGYALIVNAIFQLTPNKYIYILETSLSEAILANMFLNLELGQDSNRKDHLISVANYLCRKYHTDQKHARHVAVLSETLFENLKEVLGLQDKGLIYLLLAAYLHDIGMFINNRAHHKHTEYIISSLNLFRLTDEEIKMIACIGRYHRKGFPDPTHILYNSLPSEQQILVQKLSAILRIANSLDRSHQQKVKKLEVKLNRRQDVTLIAYSTDNLILEKSYFQDKKELFEEIAGSRITLAVRLQN; encoded by the coding sequence ATGCGTTCCGCCGTCATTGACATCGGGTCCAGCTCCATCAAGCTCGTCATCGGAGAAAGAGAAGGCGACGACATCCGGGTGATCGAGACCCTCAAGAACGTCATCCCCATCGGCCGCCAGTCTCTCTTCAAGGGCCGGATCTCCCAGGAGATCATCAACCAGACCACGGGCCTGCTGGAAAAATACAAGCAGACCATCAAGGAATACGAGGTCGCGGACGTCCGCGTCATCGCCACCACCGCGGTCCGCGAGGCGCGCAACCGCAGCGTTTTTCTGGACACGGTCCTGCGCAAGACCGGGCTCAGGATCGAGGTCCTCAACGTCGGGGACGTGGTGTATTACATCGACGCCTTCCTCACGCACAAGCTGAAAAAGAAATACCCGATCCACGAGAAAAACCTCCTCATCGCCGAATTGGGCGCCGGCAGCGTGGACATCTCGGTCATGGAAAAGGGCTACACCCTGTTCAACGTGGGCTTCCCCATCGGGACCCTGCGGCTGAAGGAATTCATGGGCAAGCTGGACGGCAGCCAGGAAGAGATCCATGAGGCCGTCAAGGAATACCTGCAGAACGAAATCTCCTATTTCAAGAAGACCAACCCGGGCCTGCAGATCGATGACGTGATCCTGATCGACGAAAACTATTCGGTGTTCCTGCCCAACATCCTGCCCAGCAAGAAACGGGAATCCGATTTCTTCCCGTTCAAGCAGGAGGAGTGCGAGGAGTTCCTCGCGAAGATGACCGAAACGAACGCGGACGGGCTCGCCAAGGCTTATAAAGTGCCCCTCGAGACGGCGGAGACCATCGGCGGCTACGCCCTGATCGTCAACGCGATCTTCCAGCTCACCCCCAACAAATACATCTACATCCTGGAGACCTCGCTGTCCGAGGCCATCCTGGCGAACATGTTCCTGAACCTGGAGCTCGGCCAGGACAGCAACCGCAAGGACCACCTGATCTCGGTGGCCAATTATCTCTGCCGGAAATACCACACGGACCAGAAGCACGCCCGGCACGTGGCCGTCCTGTCGGAGACCCTGTTCGAGAACCTCAAGGAGGTCCTCGGCCTGCAGGACAAGGGGTTGATCTATCTTCTGCTCGCGGCCTACCTGCACGACATCGGGATGTTCATCAACAACCGGGCGCACCACAAGCACACGGAATACATCATCAGTTCGCTGAACCTGTTCCGGCTCACGGACGAGGAGATCAAGATGATCGCCTGCATCGGCCGCTACCACCGCAAGGGATTCCCGGACCCGACGCACATCCTGTACAACTCCCTGCCGTCGGAACAGCAGATCCTGGTCCAGAAGCTGAGCGCGATCCTGCGCATCGCCAATTCCCTGGACCGCTCGCACCAGCAAAAAGTGAAAAAACTCGAGGTCAAACTCAACCGGCGCCAGGATGTCACCCTGATCGCCTACAGCACCGACAACCTGATCCTGGAAAAATCCTATTTCCAGGACAAAAAAGAACTCTTTGAAGAGATCGCCGGCAGCCGCATCACCCTGGCCGTCCGGCTTCAAAACTGA
- a CDS encoding response regulator, whose protein sequence is MAKKKLLVLEDEDDLRDLLVENLRAAGYEVASARDGEEGLDLARRSIPDLIITDVVMPRKNGNQFIQEFRKSVRGSDRVPVIVLTARARMRDYFEAIKVYDFVDKPFKIGELLGTIERALGIPPDGLPPSSKAARRPWKPEDGLSDKAEMMFDEQATRQRNIQMGDKDASAGYSGIGSAPARSSLAKPVPVRKRIVIIENETDVCHELDVLFSVRGYATHPVYHVEEFVQEAVRAKPDLIILKNAFLKVNAEEMAGRMRSVQALRDVPIIIYGQIGEWIEHELNAGIKKKVFVLNPEGRALLTKIDELLA, encoded by the coding sequence GTGGCTAAGAAAAAATTGCTGGTCCTGGAGGATGAAGACGACCTGAGGGATCTCCTCGTTGAGAATCTGCGGGCGGCCGGATACGAGGTGGCCTCCGCGCGCGACGGGGAGGAGGGCCTGGATCTGGCCCGCCGTTCCATCCCCGACCTGATCATCACGGACGTGGTGATGCCGCGCAAGAACGGGAACCAGTTCATCCAGGAGTTCCGAAAATCCGTCCGCGGCTCGGACAGGGTCCCGGTGATCGTATTGACCGCCCGGGCCAGGATGCGGGATTATTTTGAAGCCATCAAGGTCTATGATTTTGTCGACAAGCCTTTCAAGATCGGCGAGCTTTTGGGGACGATCGAACGCGCCCTGGGCATCCCGCCGGACGGACTGCCGCCTTCGTCGAAAGCGGCGCGCCGCCCCTGGAAGCCCGAAGACGGGCTTTCGGACAAGGCCGAAATGATGTTCGACGAGCAGGCGACCCGGCAACGGAACATACAGATGGGTGATAAGGACGCGTCGGCCGGATACTCCGGCATCGGGTCGGCCCCGGCCCGAAGTTCCCTGGCCAAGCCCGTGCCGGTGAGGAAACGGATCGTGATCATCGAGAACGAAACGGACGTTTGCCACGAGCTCGACGTCCTTTTTTCGGTCCGGGGCTACGCCACTCACCCGGTCTATCATGTGGAAGAGTTCGTGCAGGAAGCCGTGCGGGCCAAGCCGGACCTGATCATCCTCAAGAACGCCTTTTTGAAGGTCAACGCCGAGGAAATGGCCGGGCGGATGCGGAGTGTCCAGGCGCTCCGGGACGTGCCGATCATCATCTACGGGCAGATCGGCGAATGGATCGAGCACGAGCTGAACGCGGGCATCAAAAAAAAGGTCTTTGTCCTTAACCCCGAAGGCCGGGCCCTCCTGACGAAGATCGACGAACTGCTCGCCTGA
- a CDS encoding response regulator translates to MASPLKAVVIDDDRDLASLVSELLRDTGRFSVSVAHDGRAGCELCVSEKPDVVLLDYVMPVMKGDEVIRELRGHPATRGVPVILMSGLHEAGVLRDKIPEGREPGGAGRVSFMAKPFNKQSLLSAINDVLNVHP, encoded by the coding sequence ATGGCCTCACCCCTGAAAGCCGTAGTCATCGATGACGACCGGGACCTGGCGTCTCTGGTCTCGGAACTCCTGCGCGACACGGGGCGTTTCAGCGTCTCCGTCGCCCACGACGGGCGGGCAGGCTGTGAGCTCTGCGTTTCCGAAAAGCCCGATGTGGTGCTCCTGGATTACGTGATGCCGGTGATGAAAGGCGATGAGGTGATCCGGGAATTGCGCGGCCATCCGGCCACCCGCGGGGTCCCCGTCATTTTGATGAGCGGCCTGCACGAGGCCGGCGTCCTGCGGGACAAGATCCCCGAAGGCCGCGAGCCCGGCGGCGCGGGCCGGGTGTCGTTCATGGCCAAACCGTTCAACAAACAGTCTCTCCTGTCGGCCATCAACGATGTCCTGAACGTCCATCCGTGA
- a CDS encoding PAS domain S-box protein translates to MIPYSNGLQTVADLKFGDHICQIFSTEEEFFAVLEVFLLQGLRNKEKVVYSLDAYPPEKIYGLLQKAGVDVDGCRASGQLHILNAQELYQKDGKFDPEAIVASLKALVRLSQEQGFKGLRVAGEAGLILKGGPGSEKLIEYEVKVQELFHHNRIVALCQYDRNRFPASVIAKILTTHPVIIIGAKVYENFFYVPADSAEHLDNDEVVVHHWLKSLEVHAKLTENLRDIAKFPTQSPNPTMRIGADGTVLFANQSCQPLLKEWILNAGGQLPDPWRHYVKDGLASGKTTKGVEFVGGGQQYSFTIVPVPEFNYVNFFGTDVTELKAVEERLRQFQRQQKAILDNIPDMAWLKDAESRFIMVNEAIARASGAPAEKMAGKTDLDFYPQDLAEHYRADDREVIASGKSKFVEELFEEAGGKRKWIETIKTPIFDDSGRVVGTAGIARDVTERKRIEDELRKLSQAIEQSPSSIMITDVQGKLEYVNPRFCQVTGYSSSEVLGKNPRFLKSGETSPGHYRQMWMALTSGQEWRGVFHNKRKNGELFWESAALSPIRDEKGRITHFLGIKEDISERKRMEDELQASFEDLRRFKELTIDRENKMIELKREINQLYAQLGKPSLYNLSDLDEVNPTLNP, encoded by the coding sequence GTGATCCCCTATTCCAACGGCCTGCAAACGGTCGCGGATTTAAAATTCGGCGATCATATCTGCCAGATTTTCAGCACGGAAGAGGAGTTCTTCGCCGTGCTCGAGGTCTTTTTGTTGCAGGGGCTTCGTAATAAGGAAAAGGTCGTTTATTCCCTGGACGCGTATCCGCCTGAAAAAATCTACGGGCTTTTGCAAAAGGCCGGAGTGGACGTGGACGGCTGCCGGGCTTCGGGGCAGTTGCATATCCTGAATGCGCAGGAGCTCTACCAAAAGGATGGGAAGTTCGACCCGGAGGCCATCGTCGCGTCCCTGAAAGCGCTGGTCCGGCTGTCCCAGGAGCAGGGCTTCAAGGGGCTGAGGGTCGCCGGGGAAGCCGGCCTGATCCTGAAAGGCGGCCCCGGCAGCGAGAAGCTCATTGAATATGAGGTCAAGGTCCAGGAGCTTTTTCACCACAACCGGATCGTGGCCCTCTGCCAGTATGACCGCAACCGGTTTCCCGCCTCGGTCATAGCCAAGATCCTCACGACCCACCCGGTCATCATCATCGGCGCAAAGGTTTATGAGAACTTTTTTTACGTCCCCGCGGACAGTGCCGAGCACCTGGACAACGACGAGGTCGTGGTCCACCACTGGCTGAAGTCCCTGGAGGTCCACGCGAAACTGACCGAAAACCTCCGGGACATCGCCAAGTTCCCGACCCAGAGCCCCAATCCCACCATGCGGATCGGCGCCGACGGCACGGTCCTGTTCGCGAACCAGTCCTGCCAGCCGCTTCTTAAGGAATGGATCCTGAACGCGGGGGGCCAATTGCCCGATCCCTGGCGGCACTACGTGAAGGACGGGCTGGCCAGCGGGAAGACGACGAAGGGCGTCGAGTTCGTGGGGGGAGGGCAACAGTATTCGTTCACGATCGTGCCCGTGCCGGAGTTCAATTACGTCAATTTTTTCGGGACGGACGTCACCGAGCTGAAGGCGGTCGAGGAGAGATTGCGCCAGTTCCAGCGCCAGCAAAAAGCCATCCTCGACAATATTCCGGACATGGCGTGGCTGAAAGACGCGGAGAGCCGTTTTATCATGGTCAACGAGGCGATCGCCCGGGCCAGCGGCGCCCCGGCGGAGAAGATGGCGGGCAAGACGGACCTGGATTTTTACCCGCAGGACCTCGCCGAACATTACCGGGCGGACGACCGGGAGGTCATCGCCTCGGGCAAGAGCAAATTTGTCGAGGAGCTTTTTGAGGAAGCGGGCGGCAAGCGCAAATGGATCGAGACCATCAAGACGCCGATTTTCGACGACAGCGGCCGGGTCGTGGGCACGGCCGGCATCGCCCGCGACGTCACGGAGCGCAAACGCATCGAGGATGAACTGCGCAAGCTGTCCCAGGCCATCGAGCAGAGCCCGTCGTCGATCATGATCACCGATGTCCAAGGGAAGCTTGAATATGTCAACCCCCGGTTCTGCCAGGTCACGGGGTATTCCTCCTCGGAGGTCCTGGGAAAGAACCCGCGTTTTTTGAAATCGGGCGAGACCTCGCCGGGACATTACCGCCAGATGTGGATGGCGCTCACCTCCGGGCAAGAGTGGCGGGGGGTCTTTCACAATAAGAGAAAAAACGGGGAGCTCTTCTGGGAATCCGCGGCCCTCTCGCCGATCCGTGACGAGAAGGGGAGGATCACCCATTTTCTGGGGATCAAAGAGGACATCTCGGAGCGCAAGCGGATGGAGGACGAATTGCAGGCCAGCTTTGAGGACCTGCGGCGTTTCAAGGAATTGACGATCGACCGCGAGAACAAGATGATCGAACTGAAGAGGGAGATCAACCAGCTTTACGCCCAATTGGGCAAGCCCAGCCTGTATAATTTGTCCGACCTGGACGAGGTCAATCCGACGCTCAACCCGTGA
- a CDS encoding PAS domain S-box protein — translation MTIQKRLVLLLFAIALTYILMMAIQIRMRNTVVLNLIRSEIEGKQTAFEKIFSLRGESLATLAYDYTIWDEMVAYVSSGDEAWAKANIDEGLTTYSADAAWVFRLDRSMVYAAGRMKEAFPGLTEQAAAQLFEKTPFCHFFFPTEQGVLEIRGSTINSTYDIERKTPAGYFFVGRLWDLDALDAFSRLIGGRLSFIPADGPSREAHYGLEDGQSVIQFTKSLRGMGGDIVSGLQVHVYLPILDYLNKAFLERVAVQSVILVFSIIVVLGLMQRWVNRPLRAISRSLQLDDLAPIAAQQEEKGEFGDISRLIAKFMDQRRQLLLSEERFRQIAASSGDWVWETDADGYYTYANEEVFQIMGYRAEEVVGRHFSDFFVPQEKETLKKATRNIYRRKESIRGFLNRNVRKDGRVQVHESSGSPILDADGNLLGYRGVDRDITDRFRKETRVLEYSSQLTSIINSVVDGITLSEPGGKFFIYNKKMADITGYAPGEIATAAQLIERLYPDPVRRKQETEKILEQARLAVPEPFETVFRAKSGEERTVQVIAKEIQSEGRKMILGIYHDVTRQRRSEDELMKANRDLVRNERALKNLLYDMKTTYDKLKNTQEQLLQSEKMASVGQLASGVAHEIKNPLAIILLSAEAMAAKPGLNEKEQNHLRMIKNAAERANKVIIELLNFSRYSKVDQVPVDLHQTIARAADLVSNKMRFGDVAIKTELYPGQPVVIGDHILLEQIFFNLFSNAIDAIGEKGTITVKTYEPAPKIAGDPRRVVVEVSDTGSGMPEEVLARAFEPFFTTKEQGQGTGLGLSTVYMIVEKHDGKISAASKVGEGTTFTLTLPLKDLA, via the coding sequence ATGACGATACAAAAAAGACTGGTCCTGCTGCTGTTCGCGATCGCGCTGACTTACATCCTGATGATGGCCATTCAGATCCGGATGAGGAACACGGTTGTTTTGAATCTCATCCGGAGCGAGATCGAGGGGAAACAAACGGCTTTTGAGAAGATTTTTAGCCTGCGGGGCGAATCCCTGGCCACCCTGGCGTATGATTACACGATCTGGGATGAGATGGTGGCTTACGTTTCTTCGGGGGATGAGGCTTGGGCCAAAGCGAACATCGATGAGGGGCTGACCACGTATTCGGCTGACGCGGCCTGGGTTTTCCGGCTTGACCGTTCGATGGTGTATGCGGCTGGCCGGATGAAAGAGGCGTTCCCCGGGTTGACGGAGCAGGCCGCGGCGCAGCTGTTTGAGAAAACCCCCTTCTGCCATTTCTTTTTTCCGACGGAACAGGGCGTGTTGGAGATCAGGGGATCGACCATCAATTCCACCTATGATATCGAGCGAAAAACGCCGGCGGGTTATTTCTTTGTGGGGCGATTATGGGACCTGGATGCCCTGGATGCATTCTCCCGGCTGATCGGCGGGAGGCTTTCCTTTATCCCCGCGGACGGCCCTTCCCGGGAGGCCCATTACGGGCTGGAGGATGGTCAAAGCGTCATTCAGTTTACGAAGAGTCTCCGCGGCATGGGGGGCGATATTGTGAGCGGACTGCAAGTCCACGTCTATCTGCCGATCCTGGATTATTTGAACAAGGCCTTTTTGGAGAGGGTCGCTGTCCAGTCGGTGATTTTGGTGTTCAGCATCATCGTCGTGCTCGGGCTGATGCAGCGGTGGGTCAACAGGCCCTTGCGGGCCATTTCAAGGTCGTTGCAACTGGATGACCTTGCCCCCATCGCGGCCCAACAGGAAGAAAAGGGAGAGTTCGGCGATATCTCCCGCCTGATCGCCAAATTTATGGACCAGCGCCGGCAGCTGTTATTATCCGAGGAGCGGTTCCGCCAGATCGCGGCCAGCTCTGGGGACTGGGTCTGGGAAACGGACGCGGACGGTTATTACACGTATGCCAACGAAGAAGTGTTCCAGATCATGGGCTACCGGGCGGAGGAGGTCGTGGGCCGGCATTTCAGCGATTTTTTTGTCCCCCAGGAAAAAGAGACCCTGAAAAAGGCGACGAGGAACATTTACCGGCGGAAGGAATCGATCCGGGGGTTCCTCAACAGGAATGTGCGCAAGGACGGCCGCGTTCAGGTCCATGAATCCTCGGGAAGCCCCATCCTGGACGCTGACGGGAACCTTTTGGGTTACCGCGGGGTTGACCGCGATATCACGGACCGGTTCCGGAAAGAGACCCGGGTCCTCGAGTATTCCTCCCAGCTGACCTCCATCATCAATTCCGTTGTCGACGGGATCACCCTCAGCGAACCCGGAGGGAAGTTCTTTATCTATAATAAAAAGATGGCGGACATCACGGGCTACGCGCCCGGGGAGATCGCGACGGCGGCGCAGTTGATCGAGCGGTTGTATCCGGACCCGGTCCGGCGCAAACAGGAGACGGAAAAGATTCTGGAGCAGGCCCGGCTGGCCGTGCCCGAGCCGTTTGAGACGGTTTTCCGCGCCAAGAGCGGCGAAGAGAGGACCGTTCAGGTCATCGCCAAGGAGATCCAGTCGGAAGGCAGGAAAATGATCCTGGGCATTTATCACGACGTCACGCGCCAGCGCCGGTCGGAGGACGAATTGATGAAGGCGAACCGGGACCTGGTCCGCAACGAGAGGGCCCTGAAAAATCTCCTGTACGATATGAAGACGACGTACGACAAATTGAAAAACACCCAGGAACAGCTTCTGCAGTCGGAAAAGATGGCCTCTGTCGGCCAGCTGGCCTCCGGGGTGGCCCACGAGATCAAGAACCCCCTGGCCATCATCCTGCTGAGCGCCGAGGCCATGGCGGCGAAACCGGGCTTGAACGAGAAAGAACAGAATCACCTGCGGATGATCAAAAACGCCGCCGAGCGCGCCAACAAGGTCATCATCGAACTGCTCAATTTTTCCAGATACTCCAAGGTCGACCAGGTCCCCGTGGACCTCCACCAGACGATCGCCCGCGCCGCCGACCTGGTTTCCAACAAGATGAGGTTCGGCGACGTGGCGATCAAGACCGAATTATATCCGGGCCAGCCCGTCGTCATCGGTGACCATATCCTGCTGGAACAGATTTTCTTCAACCTGTTCTCCAACGCGATCGACGCGATCGGCGAAAAAGGAACGATCACCGTGAAGACATATGAGCCCGCCCCCAAAATTGCGGGAGACCCGCGCCGTGTCGTGGTCGAGGTGTCTGACACGGGCAGCGGGATGCCGGAGGAGGTCCTGGCCCGGGCCTTCGAGCCGTTTTTCACGACCAAAGAACAGGGCCAGGGGACCGGGCTCGGGTTGAGCACGGTCTACATGATCGTCGAGAAGCATGACGGCAAGATCTCGGCGGCCAGCAAGGTCGGGGAAGGCACGACCTTCACGCTGACGCTGCCCCTCAAAGATCTCGCCTGA